GTAGAATACGGATGTATCTTTCAATTGTTTTAGCAGAATCGCACCTTCACGGTAACGGTTGAAGGCTGCGGATTCGGGCCCGATGTAGTCAGGTGAGGCCAGCAGGTCCAGATCGATTGGGGGCAGCGATTCGAAAGGCCGGATTTGGGCCTTGAAATCCTCCAGCAGGAGCATCTCCTCTTCCGCGATCCTGTTCAAAGCTTCGGTAAACTGCAGTCCAGGAAGGGATTTAAACTCGTTGTAGAGGTCCTGCAAATCACGCTGGATAAGAGAGACCTGTTCCTTTAAAACATTGGCTTTGATGGTATCTGGTTTCGCGTAAAACGATTCCAGATCGAGATCATCCAAACGGGAGATCACACTCCTTCGGCGGTTGACAAAAGTGTTTTTTATCCAATCTTTGCTGTTTTGATAGGCGTCAACATAGCCTTGTATCCTGGCTTCTTCAGCATCCTCGGCCAGGAGGTCAGCCCATAAAAACATGTAGGTGGGGTAATATTTGCCCGTCGAGAAACGATTCATCACGTCTTCAAGGAACGGTGCCGCTGATGATTTTTCTTTGTTTTGGATGTAATCCACCGCTCTGTAATAGAGCAACAAATTGAGCATCATCCTGGCGTCATCGCCGAGCTTGGGGTCGTTGATCAAAACATCGAAATATGGGATGGCTTTGGTTGGATCGTCCACCACAGAGTAAAAATGCCCCACCAGATAGAGAAGGTCCGCTTCATCGAGTTTGCTCAGGCTCTCATAATGCAGCATGTATTCTTCCACAGCCTGAGCCTTATTATTCTTCACCAGTTGGGGAAGCCTGTCTTTAAGGAAATCTATCGCTTCCATCACTTTGTGGTCGGCGTAAACAGCGCTTCGCACATCTGTTCCGGGCGTCGTGTTTTGAGCAAATGCCAGCGCGAAAGGAACCACTGTCAGCGTCAGCAACAGATACAGTTTGATGAGTTTTTTCATAACCCCGCTCGCTTAAATCGTCCTATGTTATCAATCCTGCCAGTTATAAGCAGGATTCAGGATGCAGCTGGGGTGTGCATCCTGAATCTCAAGCTTGACCAAGGGAAATATGTACGTATTGACCTGCACATTCACCATGAGGTGGAATAGTGCGATAATTATTATTGATTTTCTTCCTTGAGCTCCTGCAGCCATTTGCGCAAATCTTCCAAAGCCTTTTGCGCTTTCTGGCGTTCTTCGCGAAGGAGTCGCAACTCAGCCAGCAAGTCTTTCACTTCCGGGGAAAGCTCTTTGTAGGCGCTGGCTTCAACAATGCCTGGAGTGGGAAGCTGGGTGCCGGGAGTTACAATGGCGACCTCAGAGGGTTTGCCAGATTCAGTGGGCGCCACAGCCACGGGTTCCGTGGTAACGACCACAGGCTCGGTGCCGATGCTGGTGGCGTAGAGGCTCAAATCCGGGCGTATCGTGGCGTTCTTGTCAGAGTATCTGTCGAAAAGGTATGAAAGCCCCAGGGCAATGCGGAGGTTGTTTTCATATCCGTTGCCTTCGGAGCCTTTGGCCATGTCTTCAACCGCTTCCGCGCCAAGGCGGATGCCAAAATTCTTGTAGGAATACTTGAGGCCGGCATTGAAATCTTTACCGTCGTATTCACCCTGAATAGCAAAATTGTCCCAAGGCGAGATCTCAACTGAAGTAAAGAAACCGCTGAAGAAACGGGAACGGGGAACCTGTCCAGTATATCTGTTTGATCCGAATCCCGCGTTGAACATCCAGTCGATGCCGCCCATCACCACCTGCTTGGAGGCGACGATGTAGGGGGAGAAATGCTCGTAGTCTGTTTTGTCAGGATGATCAATCCAGCCCAAATCATGGGGATCATATACAGCGGAAGGAGCGCCATCTTCACCTATTTCAGGATCCCAATAGGGTTTGTAATCCTGGGCTCGACGCCGGTTGATTGGCGAGAAGATGTTGTCCATGCCAATAGCGATTTGAGGGAACTTGGGCGTTTCCTGCAAAAGCTTGACCTTGGCGTTGAGGAAATAAACGTAATCACCGCCGAAGAAATCCATCTGGACCCGGTCGAATAGTCCCACCCCCAGCATACCGTAGAAATTTAGCCCATTCTTGTCCATATCAACGTAAGAAGGCTTTTCCACGTTCCTGTAATAGCCTGCCAGAACCAGTTGTGCCGATTTGTGTGGAATAACATACGCGTCTGGCGTGCGCAATAATCCCATCGTTTGGAACGGCGCAGCTTCTATGATACCGATCACGGCTGCCAGAACAATTACACTCAATATAACTTTTTTCATACTTCCCTCCACCTTTCGGTGTTTTTTCTTAGTCTTGGGTCATTAATATCGTTGACAGATTATCCGTCAAGCTTTTTTTTGCCGTATGCAACAGCAAAAAGCAAAAGAAATATTCCATGTTGGGGAGGATCTTGCCGCCAAATTTCTGGCTAACAAGGGCTATGCCATCGTTGCCAGGAATTTCAGGGCGAGCACTGGCGAGATCGATATCATCGCCACCCGTGACGACCTTTTGGTCTTCGTGGAGGTCAAAACCCGCTCCAAACACTCTATCAAACAAGCCTTGATGAATGTATCTTTCACCAAGCGCAAACGTATAACGCTAACTGCTCAGCGCTATACTATTCAACATCCTGAATGTGTCAAGTCAAGAATAAGGTTCGATTTGATAGTGGTGTTGTATTTTTGCCACACCGACAGCTATCAGATTGAACACCTTGAAGATGCGTTTTTGCCCGAATTGTGATTTATCTGAGGCTTTTTGCTCATAGCGGTTGTGGAATCGGAAGTTAAAGCGATCGGTCTGTAAATGCGAAATCTGTAGTTTTTCAGGCTCTCTTTCAAGCCGGATGGGTAAAACCCACCGAATTGGTTTCTGGTTGAGCGCCAGTATCCACTTGATATTAAAGAGAGCAATAAACCCACCGCAATATCCTGTCAGTCACGCCCTGAGCGCTCGCATTTATTCTTCTCTCACACCACACGCAAGATCCTCGCATCTAATGCGGCTATTATGCGGGAGGCGCTTTTGGGCCCTGGGACGAGGCCTTAACGGCCAGATGACATCGCTTCGTACAACTACTTCACAGCCTGCCGTATATGTTGACCTACGGGATTGAAGCCATTTGGTTACCTACTGAATTTGAGAGAGATCTGTTTTCAGATTAACTGACAGATAACCAGCCCTTCCTCCAGCTCGGCTTGAATATTAATTCTTGCAGATATAAAGATCTTATTATCTGTCAATTGTAGAGTTTTCTGGTGTCGAAGTCGTCCCCCAGGTAATAGAGGTAATCCGGATTCGAACTTTCCCTCTGATCACCCTCGACGTAAATCAGGCGGTAATTGCCGTTCATCTGAATGTCCAGGAAGAGGTAAACCGCTTTTTGCCTGCCCTGGTATTTCCATATCTGATAGTCTTTGCGAACGAAGCGGGCTTCATCAGAAGAGGTGCCTACTTCTATATCATCGGGTTTGCCCCTGCGGATGTGGATGCGGCCCATGTCAGAGGTCCAGCCCCGCTCAAAATGGCTGTAATAGTAGTTCGCGTAGTCAACCCTTTCGCTGATCTGGTCGAGCATGGTTTGAGTGTTCATATTGCCTGCTCCGGCCAGGGCTTTCCATTTTTGACTCAGGTATCTTCGCTTTGTATCAAGATCATAGGTTTTCCAATCGCTGGTCGAGGTGGCTCCTGTGAAGTATTTGAGTAGCCTGAAATCATCCTCGGGATCGGTAAAAACGCAGAACTGCTCCTGCTTGGGCTCTGTCAGGAAAAACTCGAACTGTTTTTCCTGGCTGAAGTCCCCAAGTTGAAATTCCACCGATCCCGTGTATTTGCCTGGGTTCAACTTTTCCAGAGGGATGCGCAGGGAAACTCCTTCGATGCTGGAGGTCGGTATGTAGTCCAGAAACTGGTCAAACACCATCACGCTGTCTTTTGATACGGTCAGAACCAGCAGCCCGGTTTCGTCAGCCAGGCCTTCCGGCTTGTAAGTCTCAAAATAGATGGTGAGGTCTTCGCTCTCCGTTTTATCGAAGATCAGCGATGGCTGGGTCTGGTAGAGGATTCCGCCACGGTGAAACCGCTCCAGAAAACTGCTGCTGTCAGGCTTCGCGTAACTGCATAATTCCAAGTCGCTGAGCAGATCCTGTTCGCCCAGTGGAGTGACCTGGTAGGTCCAGGTGGCGGTTTTTCTTGAATTGATGTCTTTCGCGTTCAGGCGCAGAAGGTAGGGCTCGCTTTCCACGCTGAAGGTCAACCGGTTGAGATAGCTTTTGTTGGAGCGGGCGTCGTTTTTATCCGAGATTCCAACATTGTCGCGGAAGGTTTGGCTATAGATAATTTGATTGTCAACCACCATCTCAACCTGCAGGTTCAACTCAGCAAAATAACCGCCTTTTTGGGCAAGGAACCAAAGATTTCCGTAAGGGATCTGGTAATCGACGTTGATAATGGTGTTTTTATCCTTGTCCAAAAAGCGCTGCGGGGACACATGCATGTTGAAAGAGTCAGCTGTAGCCGTCCCTGCCAGGCTGGCCAAAGCCAGACAAAGCAGTGATGCTTTAGTATTCTTCATCTTTGTTCCTTAGTTTGTATTGGCCAAAACCACCGGTGTCGGCGAAGATGAACTCTAGATTCTGGTTATAATAAATCCAGACAATATATGGATGCAGGTCCAGGGGATGCACTTCGCTGTGCACCTCATCCGGTTCGCCGTATTTGATGTAGATTCTACCTCTGTCGCTCTTCCAACCCTGCAGCCTTTTATGGATGGTGAAGCGTTCGTCGGCTGTGATCACGCGCTTGTAAAAGGATTCGCGTGCTTCGTTGCGCAGGGTTCCCGGGCTCGGATCGTGTACCTGCCAGTATTTGTCTATAACTTCGTGCATTTTCTCATCCGGAACGGCCCGCAGGCTTTTCCATTCATTTTGTGTGGCGATATAGCGCAGTTGCTGGATTTGGTCTTTATAGCTGTAGCGCGCGTTATAATAAAACCACTGGTCGTAGAGGAAGGGCTCCATGTCGTAGCAGATGTTGCCCTCGTAGATGCTAAGGCGTAAGCCGGACAGAGAATCGGCATTGGTCTGTTCGGTCAGGTCGGCTGTGTAAGAGCCTGGCGGTGAATTGAATACGCGCGCGCCAGAAATACCCGCGATGTGGAGGCTATCCGCGGCGAGGCTGAATTTTTGGGTGAGAATACAGCTATCCACCGGGATTGGCAGAGGACTTAAAACCGCGGGTTGGAAAGTAACACCCTCCTTGCGGAGCAGGAAATAGGGCTGTCCGATCTCGGTGTAGGCATCTTCCAGGCTGAAATTGCGCCTCAGATCGATTTTATCGCCTTGGGTGAGATTGCGCAGGCGCAGGTCGGCCTGGTAATTTCCCGGGCTGATCTCCGCGCTGAAGGTCACAGGGATGGCGGTATCCTGCAGCCAGTCACGTTTCGGCACCACGAAGGTTTGGTCGAAACTCAGCGTTTTCTTCGTCTTGGTATTTTTCAGTTCCATCACCAGCTGGTAGCGGGATTCGGTTACGTCAGCTTTGAATACCAGTGAGTTATAGGGAATCAGAACCCACAGATCGACTCCCGTATCGTAATGCTCAAAGATGATCTCCTGGGCTGGCAGAAACGGGGCCAGCAGAATCAGCAGCAGCGTCAGTTTAGCCGCTTTTACCATTGCTTGCCACCCGGAGGCTGAAATCGTATTGTTTTTCCTCCAGCCACTGTAAGAAATCGTTGCTGGGGAAGATCTTCCTTTGAGCTTCCAGCAGATAGCTGTCGCCTTCGTTCGTTGTGATGCTGGTCTTGATCGCGAAGCCGCCCCGGTTTGTCTCGGTGTGCGTTTGATACTCGTCCACGAATTCTTCGGAAAGCCTTGCCAAGGTCAAATTGAGGCGAATTTCGCCCCGCAGGCTCTGGGGCAATTCATCCAGCGGGACCAAGTCTGTGGGGCTGATCCGCGGCATGCTGTCCTCGTTGCTGTTGTAGCCGGAACGGTTGCCGAAAACGAAGAAGATTTTGCCGGTGGCCAGCTTGGAGAAGTGTTTTTCGTAATCTTGGTTGAACAGCGCCACCTCAAAGCGTCCGCTGAGGTCCTCAAACTCGACAAAAGCGTAGGGGTTGCCCTTGTTGTCACGTTTGCGGGAAATGCCGGAAACGATGCCCGTCAGCACCAGGTCTTTGCCACTGGAGCTTTTGATGCTCTGCGAGTTGGCATTGGTGAGGTATTTCACCAAGCTGCGGTATTCATTGAGCGGATGTCCGCCCAGATAGAAACCCAGAACTTCCTTTTCCTTTTCCAGTTGGTCGGCATAGCTCCAGGGCTCTTCCACCGGTAGAGGGGGATAATATTCCTCAGTGTCGCTGTCGGTGGTGATAAGGTCAAATAGTGAGGTCTGGCCTATCTTTTTGTCTCTTTGCGCTCCGGTGTTGAAAGACAGGGCTTGTTCGATCACAGCCCATTTTTGGGCCCGGCTGCCCTCCAGATCATCCATAGAGCCGCTGGCGATCAGGCTTTCCAGCACGGTCTTGTTCACTGCGCTGCTGTCCAGCCGGCTGCAGAAATTGTAGATACTGGTATAATGGCCATTATTCTGCCGGTCTTCCACGATCGCGTCGATGGCTGCGTCGCCTATGTTTTTGATGGCCCTGAGGCCAAACATCACCTCTTTTCCACGCACGGTGAATTCTTTGTCGCTACGGTTCAGGTTTGGCGGCAAGATTTTGATGCCCATGGCGTTGCAGACTTCAATCTTAATCGGCACCTTGGCCGGGTCGTCTTCCAGAGAAAGCAACGCGGCCATGAATTCCACAGGATAGTGAGCTTTCAGCCAGGCTGTTCGGTAAGCAACCAAAGCGTAGCAGGTGGCGTGGCTTTTGTTGAAGGCATATTGCGCGAAATCCAGCCAGTCATTCCAAATCTTGTCCGCAATCTTGCTTTGCACGCCGTTGGCGGTTGCCCCTTTGGTAAAAAGCTGTTTAAGCTGCATCAGCGTGTCCAGACTCTTCTTGCTCATTGCCTTGCGTAGCGTGTCGGCCTGGCCCCGGGTGAATTTGGCCATCTCGATGGCAATCCGCATCACCTGTTCCTGGTAAACGGTGACACCATAGGTTTCCTTCAGGATTTGCTCCATCACGGGATGGTCGTAAACCATTTTTTCCCGCTTGTGTTTGCGCGCTATATAGGTATCGATGAATTTCATCGGGCCGGGCCGGTAAAGCGCCACCATGGCGATCAGGTCTTCAAACTGGTTTGGCTTCAGGTCGATAAGATATTTGCGCATGCCGTCGCTTTCAAACTGGAAAACGCCGTCCGTATCCCCATTGCCAAGAAGCTTGTACACCTTCTTATCGCTGAGGTCAAGGTGGTCGATGTCCAGTTCCACACCGTGGGACTGGCGCACCAAATCTACCGTTTTTTGGATAATGGTGAGGGTTTTCAGCCCCAGGATGTCCATTTTGAGGAACTTCAGTTCGTCCAGCCATTTTCCTTCGTACTGCATCAGGATGTTGGTGTCGGAATCTTTCTGGTTGCTGCAGGTGAGCGGAATGTATTCTTTGAGGTCGCCCGGCGCGATCACCAGCCCGGCGGCGTGGATGCCGGTCTGGCGGATCAACCCTTCCAGCACGATGCTGTGTTTGTAGATGCTTTGATAGAGCTCGTTATTGTCAATTAGGTGTCGGAAATCCGGAGATTCTTTATAGGCCTCCTCTAAAGTCTTGTTGGAGGGGATGGTCTTGGTGATATTATTGGCTTCAGTAGCAGGCACCATCAGCACTCTGGCCACATCCTTGATCACGGATTTGGCTCCCAGGGTGCTGAAGGTGATGATCTGGGTAACGCTGTTGCGGCCGTATTTCTGCACGATGTAGTCGATCACCATGCCGCGTTTCTGGGCGCAGAAATCGATGTCGAAATCCGGCATGCTGATGCGGTCTGGATTGAGGAAACGCTCAAAGAGCAGGCCGTAGCGGATGGGATCGATTTGCACGATATCAAGCAGATAAGCGATGATGCTGCCGGCGCCGGAACCGCGTCCCGGACCCACCGGAACACCTTGTTTGCGGGCATTGTCGATCAGGTCTTTCACCACCAGGTAATATCCATCAAAGCCCATGCGGTGGATCACATCCAGCTCGAAATCAATGCGTTTCCGCACTTCATCAGTCATTTCAGGATACTTTTCTTTTGCCGCCTCTTCGCAGAGCGCGCGGAGATAGCAGCCCATGTCCTCAAACTCCGGCGGGGTCTCGATTTCGGGCAGCAGGAACTTGTCGTATTTCAGCTCCAGATCGATCATGTCGGCGATCTTCAGCGTGTTGGCATAGGCCTCAGGTTCTTCCGGAAACAGCTGTTTCATCTCTTCGGGGCTTTTGAAGTAGAGCTGCTCCGTGTTATATCTCATGCGGTCTGGGTCGTTGAAGGTTTTTGCCGTCTGGATGCAGAGCAGGATGTCGTGGGCTTCGTTGTCTTCCTTATGCAAATAGTGGCAGTCGTTGGTGAGTACCAGCGGCTGGTTCATCTCTTTGGCCAGTTTGATCAAAGCCGGCATCACTTCGCGCTCAAGCCCCAGCCCATGGTCCTGGATTTCCAGGAAATATCGGTCTCCAAAGACCCTCTGATGCCATTTCACGGCTTCCCGGGCTTCGTCTTCCCGGTTGTTGGCCAGCAGGGAGGCGATTTCGCCCTGAATGCAGGCGCTGAGGCAGATCAGGCCTTCGCTGTGCTTTTCCAGTAGCGATTTGCTGATCCGTGGCTTGTAGTAAAAACCGTCGATGAAAGAGATGGAGGAGAGCATCATCAGGTTTTTGTAGCCGGTGTAGTTCTGCGCCAGCAAAATCAGGTGGTAGCGGTTGTCGTTTTTGTTGTGCTCGCTGTCCAGTTCGCCGTTGATGATGTAGGCTTCCATGCCTATGATCGGCTTCAAACCAGCTTTGGTGGTTTGTTTGTAAAAATCTATCACTCCGTACAGGTTGCCGTGGTCTGTGATAGCTACAGCCGGCATGCCGTATTCCTTGGCCAGCGCTACCATCCTGTCAACCCGGCAAGCACCGTCCAACAGGCTGTACTGGGTGTGGTTGTGTAAGTGTACAAATGACATCTTGGTCTCTCCCTTTCTCTGAAAACATAGATTTGCTGCCGTCGGTATTTTGTCAAAGGATAATTTGGCGGGGAAGGCAACCCGTTGCAGCACAGGAGGTCGCGCTTACTTGAAAGGGTCGGAGATGCCCGTGATGCCCTGTGCCAGAAGATCCTACCGGGGTGGGGGTCCTACTGCCTTCACCAGTCGCGGGTGGATGGAAGAGATGTCTGGATACCTGGACCGGTTTTGTTCATAATCGAGCAGCAGATCAAGCACGGCGCGGGTTTGTGGTGCCTTGTTTAGTTCAGCGTTCTTCACCATCCAGTCAGTGTGCTTTTCGGAAATGACCTCCTCCTGTAGCAGCAATCGGATGGTAATAGCATTAATTATGCTTTCGTTCAGGGCGCAGCACCAGTTCACCTGTTCTTGGTTCAATTTATTCAGGTTATCATACAGCCCGAAAGTGAGCGGGTTGATTTCATGGTGGGAAAATTCATGCCAGATCGCTGAAATCAGGATGCGTTCCAGGCTGTCTTTCTGCTCAGCGATCTCCAGCCATTTCCTGCTGCACAGACAATACAAAGTCTCTCCGCGAGTCCCTGAAACAGTGACGGACAAAAATGGCCTGGTCAGAGTGCACAACAACACCTCCGTAGCCGGAAGCTCCTGCCCCAGATAGTGTTCCAGGATATGCTGAACCGGCCTTCGGGCTATCAGATCGTTCAGCTTCTCCAGCCAGGGCGCCAGACGCGACTGAAGTTGACTGAAATGCAGGGTGAAATCCGCTTTACGATGGAAGCCGCGCAGGTCAGCCGTGAATCTGCTCAGATCAGCGTTTGGAACCAGATTTTCCCGAACTTGGTCCAAGTTGAAGGTGGGGTCCAGCTTTATGTCTTCGGTAAGCGTCAAAGCGTAATGGGGTGGGGAGCTACAGTCAATTTCCGTACCCCACACCCGGCTGATATTGGCCACGGCTGGATGTGCTACGAAACTGCCAAATTTCTCAAGCGCCTCGCGAGCATGTTCGTCTTCAGGATCAACGCAGAAACCCTTGGTATCATAGTCCGATATGAACATGGCCGTTAAAAGCAATTCGAGTCGTTGATCCAATCTGATCCTCATCCGCATCTCCATTTTTTTGACTTTGCCTTATCTAAGCAAAATATGGGTCACCCTGATTCTGTCAACAAATATCATCGCCTTCCCATTCAGGATAATGAATGATTTTTCTGGCTCAACTGCCCGGAGGGATTAGCATATCAGCAAAGAATCATTCAATCATCAGGAGATAGACGTCATGCCAGAATTGCCAGAAGTGCAGACTGTTTTGGATGGAGTGGCTAAGGAACTGAAAGGCAAGGAGATACTTGGACTGGACTGTTTTTATCCGGGTACGGTGGTGAAGGATCCAGAATTGCCTGAAAAGGTGTTTCCGGCCAGATTCCTGTCCCACCACCGGCGCGGGAAATACATGATCCTGGATCTGGAGGGCGGGATCAGCGTTATCATTCACTTGCGGATGACGGGAAAACTGGTCACGGACAAGGCCGTGAGCGGCACTTCGGTCCACGAGCGGGCCTGTTTCCTTCTCTCAGGGATGGGAAAGCTCCATTTCATCGACATCCGCACTTTCGGCAAAATCGTACTCTGCAAAACCGGGAATCTGGGCAAATTCATGCCGGAACTTGGAATCGAACCGCTCTCCGACGAATTCGACGGCGCGCATCTGCAGAAAATCCTGAAGGGCCGCAAGACACCGGTCAAAAACGCGTTGCTAGACCAAAGGCTGATCGCCGGGCTGGGCAACATCTACGCCTGCGAGATCCTCTACCGGGCAAAGATTGATCCCGCCACCCCGGCTGGCCGGCTCAGCCTGCCCCGGCTGAAAAAGCTCGTGGCGGAAACAAAGTCCGTACTGCGGGAAGCCATCGCTATGAACGGAACCTCGATCTCTGATTTCCGCAGGGTGGACGATAAGACCGGCCAGTTCCAGAATTTCCTGCGGGTTTACCAAAAAGACCTCTGCCCGCAGGGTCACAAAATCGCCAAGATCAAGCAGGGAGGGCGCGGGACCTTTTACTGCCCGGTTTGCCAGAAGTGAACTGGGCGGAACTGCCTTAATCCCAGCGCCGGGTACTCCGAGGAGGATTGAAGGCATATTGTCTGGCCGTTAAGGCCCTGTCCCTTGTCCCGGGCGCGCCTCTCGCATGATACCCGCATTTGATGCGAGCATCATGCGGGAGGAAGGGGAGGGGAACGGAATCGGGCGCTAAGGACCTGACTGACAGGACATGGCGGTGGGTGAGAATTTGTGGCTGTATTTTGATTCAAGTGGGTGTTGGCGCCCAGCCAGAAAACAGCCCTGAAGGCTTTAGCCTCCATAAGTGAAAATGAGCCAAAAAACACTTGACAAATAACTGGCGGTGGTGAGATAATGCTTTCGCCGGAAGTGGTGGATTTATGATCCGGTGAGACACAACTTCCAAGGAGATTGAGATGCGCAAAATGATCTTTATGGCAGTATTGCTTGTCTGTTGGGCAACGGTTTGGGCAGGCCATCCGGCAAGGCCGCGGCTTCCCGAAGCCGGTTTTGACCCCACTCCCCGGCAGTTCCTGGCCGCGTTGAGCGGGACGCGGGGTATGGACTGCTTGCTGCATCAGTGTTACGAAGACGGATGGATAGACACGTGGCGCCAGGAAGCCATTTATGACAGCCTTGGCAGGATTGGCTGCATCAATCATTATTGGGCTTCGAACCCGGGTGACCCGCTGGAATTAGCTGGCCGGACCCTCTTTGAGTACAGCGACGACGGCCAAGCCCAGCATGTGACCGAAGAATATTACTATGAAGGGGCATGGTATCCATCCTGGGAACTGCTGTATGAATATGAGAACGGCATGCCGCAAGAGATCAACTACAACTTGAACATGTATGAGGGGATGATACATCGTCAGACCATCTTCATCTACTGGCCTGACACCAACATCCTGAAACGGGTGGTTGAATTCACCTATGGTTATGAATCACCCGTGCCGTCCGTAATAATATATGACTATGCTATGGATTCTGCCAGCCGGCCGAGCGAAATATTGGTATCCAGAATCGATGCCGATTGGGATCAGTGGTATGTACAGGAACGCAGGAACTATGTTTACCACAATGATGACCAGACCACCCATGAATCTTACCTGCGCCAGCTGGAATTTTCATACTTGGGGACCCTATCGTGCTTTTTCGTCGGGGTTCAACCCTCCAAGTTGCTGGAGGAAAGGGTCTTCCACCCAGGCGCCAATGGCACCTGGAGTGAGAGGTACCGCTGGTTCCACAGCTACAATAGCGACGGGTTTCTGAACACCATTGAAAACTTCGTCCGGCTCTATCCTTGGGACCCTGAAATCTGGAACCTGAGTCAATACAAAGACTATACTTACCAGCAAGGCTATCCCATCGCGGAAACGACCTTTTCTCCAAACTACGGGGAAGAGGAATTTATGCCTCAGTACAGATATTGCATGGGATATCAGGAGATCGTTCCAGCCGAGGATCCCGCAATGCCCGGAGTGGGCGTCGCGCTGAGCGTTTACCCCAATCCTTTCAATCCCAGTGCCGGAATCAGTTTCAGGCTGGAAACGGCTGGCCACATCGAGATTTCGGTTTACAACCTCAAAGGCCAGAAAGTGCGGACCCTGCTGGAGGCCAAGAAAAGCGCCGGAACGCATCAGACCTTCTGGGACGGCAAGGACGGGGCGGGAAGGTCTTTGGCCGCTGGGATTTATCTTATCAGGCTGTCCTCCGGAAAAGAAAGCCGCACTGTGAAAGCCGTTCTGGCCAAATGAGATAAGGCCGGTTTAACGGACAAGAAGCCAGGCAGCTGGGATTTCACAACCCCAGGACCTGTTTTGCGGGCATGGGTAAAGTTTTTTTTGCCCGTACGATTCTCTGAGTGTATATTGTATTAGTAGGACATTTGGCCATCACAAATAATTGAACCATGAGGAAAAATAATGAAAGCGTATAAGTTAAGAGAAAATATCTGGTGGGTCGGTGGAATAGACTGGGACCTGCGGAGTTTCCACGGCTACCTAACCCAGCGTGGTTCCACCTACAACGCCTATCTGATCATTGACGAGAAGGTTACCCTGATCGACAACGTGAAGTATTACCTCTATGATGAGATGCTGGCCCGCATCAGCGACGTTATCGACCCCGCCAAAATCGACATAATCGTGCAAAACCACGTGGAGATGGACCACTCCAGCGGCTTGCCCATGCTGATGAAGCTGATCCCCAACGCCAAGATCTACACCAACGCCAGCGGCATCAGGGGTTTGAAGATGCACTGCGGTCAGGACTGGAACTTTAAGGAAATCAAAAGCGGCGACAGCATCAATATCGGCAAGCGCGACCTGAGTTTTCTCACCACGCCGATGGTGCACTGGCCTGATAATCAGGTGACCTATTGCCCTCAGGAAAAGATCCTCTTTTCAAACGACGCTTTTGGCCAGCACATCGCCTCCAGCGAACGCCTGGCAACGGATTACCCTTTCAGTATCGCGATGGAGGAGGCAAAAAAGTATTATGCCAACATCGTGCTGCCCTATTCCTCACAGGTGCGCAAAGCCCTGGAAGCGGCTTCCCAACTCGATATCGGGATGATCGCTCCCAGTCACGGCCTCATCTGGACAGAACACATTCCCCAAATCCTTGCTGCCTACACGGATTGGGCAAACAACGTGGCCGATCCCCGGCGCGCCCTGATAATCTATGACTCAATGTGGG
This genomic stretch from Candidatus Cloacimonadota bacterium harbors:
- a CDS encoding YraN family protein, whose product is MQQQKAKEIFHVGEDLAAKFLANKGYAIVARNFRASTGEIDIIATRDDLLVFVEVKTRSKHSIKQALMNVSFTKRKRITLTAQRYTIQHPECVKSRIRFDLIVVLYFCHTDSYQIEHLEDAFLPEL
- a CDS encoding GWxTD domain-containing protein, encoding MKNTKASLLCLALASLAGTATADSFNMHVSPQRFLDKDKNTIINVDYQIPYGNLWFLAQKGGYFAELNLQVEMVVDNQIIYSQTFRDNVGISDKNDARSNKSYLNRLTFSVESEPYLLRLNAKDINSRKTATWTYQVTPLGEQDLLSDLELCSYAKPDSSSFLERFHRGGILYQTQPSLIFDKTESEDLTIYFETYKPEGLADETGLLVLTVSKDSVMVFDQFLDYIPTSSIEGVSLRIPLEKLNPGKYTGSVEFQLGDFSQEKQFEFFLTEPKQEQFCVFTDPEDDFRLLKYFTGATSTSDWKTYDLDTKRRYLSQKWKALAGAGNMNTQTMLDQISERVDYANYYYSHFERGWTSDMGRIHIRRGKPDDIEVGTSSDEARFVRKDYQIWKYQGRQKAVYLFLDIQMNGNYRLIYVEGDQRESSNPDYLYYLGDDFDTRKLYN
- a CDS encoding YjbH domain-containing protein, producing the protein MKKVILSVIVLAAVIGIIEAAPFQTMGLLRTPDAYVIPHKSAQLVLAGYYRNVEKPSYVDMDKNGLNFYGMLGVGLFDRVQMDFFGGDYVYFLNAKVKLLQETPKFPQIAIGMDNIFSPINRRRAQDYKPYWDPEIGEDGAPSAVYDPHDLGWIDHPDKTDYEHFSPYIVASKQVVMGGIDWMFNAGFGSNRYTGQVPRSRFFSGFFTSVEISPWDNFAIQGEYDGKDFNAGLKYSYKNFGIRLGAEAVEDMAKGSEGNGYENNLRIALGLSYLFDRYSDKNATIRPDLSLYATSIGTEPVVVTTEPVAVAPTESGKPSEVAIVTPGTQLPTPGIVEASAYKELSPEVKDLLAELRLLREERQKAQKALEDLRKWLQELKEENQ
- a CDS encoding GWxTD domain-containing protein, which encodes MVKAAKLTLLLILLAPFLPAQEIIFEHYDTGVDLWVLIPYNSLVFKADVTESRYQLVMELKNTKTKKTLSFDQTFVVPKRDWLQDTAIPVTFSAEISPGNYQADLRLRNLTQGDKIDLRRNFSLEDAYTEIGQPYFLLRKEGVTFQPAVLSPLPIPVDSCILTQKFSLAADSLHIAGISGARVFNSPPGSYTADLTEQTNADSLSGLRLSIYEGNICYDMEPFLYDQWFYYNARYSYKDQIQQLRYIATQNEWKSLRAVPDEKMHEVIDKYWQVHDPSPGTLRNEARESFYKRVITADERFTIHKRLQGWKSDRGRIYIKYGEPDEVHSEVHPLDLHPYIVWIYYNQNLEFIFADTGGFGQYKLRNKDEEY